Proteins encoded together in one Catellatospora citrea window:
- a CDS encoding condensation domain-containing protein, protein MFDVTAEPSLNVRPSHLVELPLTPLQARWWLLCTSYPGGMSPLVDLVHRFRGPLDADAWARAVDAVVNRHEILRTLFVARPDGPVQVVGPANGVAMEVLDLRDLPVEQREQRARELLDERRTRSLDLQTGPLVHTSLLRLADDDHVWRMTIHHILADGASLGVIDRELAVLYPALAAGMTPDLPELPVQYGDFAWSQSVADTEQEDEDREYWREQLAGLAPLELLDALPRPAAKGAPAAQLARVLDPELVRRVEELARSARGTRFMVLLAALHVLLFQASGRDDFAIGIPVAGVGRTRPELARLVGLFNNALALRGDLSGDPTFRQVLARTRETVIDALDHQDLPWGQVVAALDEPAQPGRAQGFQAMFLHEEVEVASRLTLPGLRVEDFPLGIPKVLHDLMVYARPGPVGLSTTFVYDTGLLTHDTVAGLADGYERLLRAAVGDPDLPVSELVKEV, encoded by the coding sequence ATGTTTGATGTGACAGCCGAGCCGTCCCTCAACGTCCGCCCGTCACATCTGGTCGAGCTGCCGCTGACGCCGCTGCAGGCCCGCTGGTGGCTGCTCTGCACCAGCTACCCGGGTGGCATGTCACCGCTGGTGGACCTGGTGCACCGGTTCCGCGGCCCGCTGGACGCCGACGCGTGGGCACGGGCCGTCGACGCGGTCGTGAACCGGCACGAGATCCTGCGCACGCTGTTCGTCGCCCGGCCCGACGGGCCGGTGCAGGTCGTCGGCCCTGCGAACGGCGTCGCGATGGAGGTGCTCGACCTGCGGGACCTGCCGGTGGAGCAGCGCGAGCAGCGGGCCCGCGAGCTGCTCGACGAGCGCCGCACGCGGTCCCTGGACCTGCAGACCGGGCCGCTCGTGCACACCTCGCTGCTGCGTCTGGCCGACGACGACCACGTGTGGCGGATGACGATCCACCACATCCTCGCCGACGGCGCGTCGCTGGGCGTCATCGACCGCGAGCTGGCCGTGCTCTATCCGGCGCTGGCCGCGGGCATGACACCGGACCTGCCCGAGCTGCCCGTCCAGTACGGCGACTTCGCCTGGTCGCAGTCCGTCGCCGACACGGAGCAGGAGGACGAGGACCGCGAGTACTGGCGCGAACAGCTCGCCGGGCTGGCCCCGCTGGAGCTGCTCGACGCGCTGCCCAGGCCCGCGGCGAAGGGCGCGCCCGCGGCGCAGCTGGCCCGGGTCCTCGATCCCGAGCTGGTCCGGCGGGTCGAGGAGCTGGCCCGGTCGGCGCGCGGCACCCGGTTCATGGTGCTGCTCGCGGCGCTGCACGTGCTGCTGTTCCAGGCGAGCGGCCGGGACGACTTCGCGATCGGCATCCCGGTGGCCGGGGTCGGCCGCACCCGGCCGGAGCTGGCTCGGCTGGTGGGCCTGTTCAACAACGCGCTGGCACTGCGCGGGGATCTGTCCGGCGACCCGACGTTCCGGCAGGTGCTGGCGCGCACCCGGGAGACGGTGATCGACGCGCTGGACCACCAGGACCTGCCGTGGGGGCAGGTGGTCGCGGCGCTTGACGAGCCCGCGCAGCCGGGGCGGGCGCAGGGTTTCCAGGCGATGTTCCTGCACGAGGAGGTCGAGGTCGCCAGCCGGCTGACCCTGCCCGGCCTGCGGGTGGAGGACTTCCCGCTGGGCATCCCGAAGGTGCTGCACGACCTGATGGTGTACGCCCGGCCCGGCCCGGTAGGCCTGTCCACGACATTCGTGTACGACACGGGGCTGCTGACGCACGACACCGTGGCCGGGCTCGCCGACGGCTACGAGCGCCTGCTGCGCGCCGCGGTCGGCGATCCCGACCTCCCGGTGTCGGAGCTGGTCAAAGAGGTCTGA